The following proteins come from a genomic window of Acidobacteriota bacterium:
- a CDS encoding SelB C-terminal domain-containing protein, with amino-acid sequence MISDRDLLARARDAGLAGLTPDASNLRASGLDPAGLEQRLEALAADGRLLALPVTPPVWISPGVWIELAQRLGSAKSAPLDLADRLPPEARHLVGAYAALYRGTTARKPRERLAQRVLEAYEAAGLTPPAPSVMARRSGHKPEVAAGLVEALIESGELTRLPDDLVVASRAIADLVERLRASPLDNFRVSEFTAWSGLSRKWAVPLLEHLDQHRVTRREGSLRKVRRQGADQSPTGPKP; translated from the coding sequence GTGATCTCCGACCGCGATCTGCTGGCCCGAGCCCGCGACGCCGGCCTCGCCGGGCTCACCCCCGACGCCTCCAACCTGCGCGCAAGCGGCCTCGACCCGGCGGGCCTCGAGCAACGGCTCGAGGCCCTGGCGGCGGACGGCCGGCTCCTGGCCCTGCCGGTGACGCCACCGGTGTGGATTTCACCTGGCGTTTGGATCGAGCTGGCGCAGCGCTTGGGGTCGGCGAAATCGGCCCCTCTCGACCTCGCCGACCGGCTGCCGCCGGAGGCACGCCATCTCGTCGGCGCTTATGCGGCGCTCTACCGCGGCACGACCGCCCGCAAGCCCCGGGAGCGGCTGGCGCAGCGCGTGCTCGAAGCCTATGAGGCCGCCGGCCTGACCCCGCCGGCACCCAGCGTCATGGCGCGCCGCAGCGGCCACAAGCCGGAGGTGGCGGCGGGCCTGGTAGAGGCCCTGATCGAAAGCGGAGAGCTCACCCGTCTGCCCGACGACCTGGTGGTGGCGAGCCGCGCCATCGCGGACCTCGTCGAACGCCTCCGAGCTTCGCCGCTGGATAATTTCCGGGTTTCCGAGTTCACCGCCTGGAGCGGCCTCAGCCGCAAGTGGGCCGTGCCACTCCTCGAGCATCTCGACCAGCACCGGGTCACCCGACGCGAAGGGTCGTTGCGCAAGGTCCGGCGCCAGGGCGCAGACCAGTCTCCTACGGGGCCGAAGCCGTAA